In a genomic window of Vigna angularis cultivar LongXiaoDou No.4 chromosome 6, ASM1680809v1, whole genome shotgun sequence:
- the LOC108341333 gene encoding coniferyl alcohol acyltransferase, translated as MCSENGDFSVHVTNEEVVAAVLPMQEHWLPLSNLDLLLPPLDVGVFFCYKNPIITSTTMEDSATNKISFGTMVESLKKALAQTLISYYVFAGEVMLNSMGEPEVLCNNRGVHFVEAQADVELKNLNFYNPDQSIEGKFVPKKKNGVLVVQATSLKCGGIVVACSFDHRIADGYSANMFLTSWADTAHPTKATTKSPCFRRSLLTPRRPCSVPTSLHQMYTPNSKFTPSQTVTAPLLSRIYYVTAEKLHSMQALASGNGGKRTKLECFCALLWKMVARAASREGSGKRMVAKVGVVVDGRRRLWKSEKVKEALMGNYFGNVLSIPFGEKVVEELMEKPLGFVADAVHEFLAEATTEEHFLGLVDWVEGHRPEGGLARIYCDGSEGGSFVVSCGQRFLEGKMDFGWGKVVFGSFHFPWGGEAGYVMPMKSPLGNGDWVVYVHLTKDQLEVIECEAGDVFRPITWDYLNPNFIF; from the exons atgtgttctGAAAATGGAGATTTTTCTGTGCATGTGACGAATGAAGAGGTGGTGGCAGCAGTGTTACCAATGCAGGAACATTGGCTTCCACTCTCTAACCTTGACCTGCTTCTACCTCCATTGGATGTAGGAGTATTCTTTTGCTACAAGAACCCTATTATCACATCCACAACCATGGAAGATAGTGCCACCAACAAAATCAGCTTTGGAACCATGGTGGAGTCTTTGAAGAAGGCCTTGGCTCAAACCCTAATCTCTTATTATGTCTTTGCAGGTGAAGTCATGCTCAACAGCATGGGTGAACCTGAAGTTCTCTGCAACAATCGTGGTGTTCATTTTGTTGAAGCTCAGGCAGATGTTGAACTCAAGAACCTCAACTTTTACAACCCAGACCAATCTATTGAAGGCAAGTTTGttccaaagaagaaaaatggtGTGCTTGTTGTACAG GCAACATCACTAAAGTGCGGTGGAATAGTTGTAGCATGTTCATTTGATCATCGCATTGCAGATGGGTATTCAGCAAACATGTTTCTGACTTCATGGGCCGACACGGCCCATCCCACCAAGGCCACAACTAAGAGCCCATGTTTCCGTCGGTCCCTCCTCACTCCTCGTCGTCCATGTTCTGTTCCAACTTCCCTTCACCAAATGTACACCCCTAATTCGAAGTTCACCCCATCTCAAACCGTAACCGCCCCTCTCTTGAGTCGCATATACTACGTAACTGCTGAGAAACTTCACAGCATGCAAGCCCTTGCGAGTGGCAATGGCGGAAAACGTACGAAGCTGGAGTGTTTTTGTGCGTTGTTGTGGAAGATGGTTGCACGTGCGGCTTCAAGAGAGGGGAGCGGCAAAAGGATGGTGGCGAAAGTGGGAGTCGTGGTTGATGGAAGGAGAAGACTGTGGAAAAGTGAGAAAGTGAAGGAAGCGTTGATGGGGAATTACTTCGGGAACGTGCTTTCGATACCCTTTGGAGAGAAGGTGGTGGAGGAGTTGATGGAGAAGCCATTAGGGTTTGTGGCTGATGCGGTTCACGAGTTCTTGGCGGAGGCGACGACGGAGGAGCATTTCTTGGGGCTGGTTGATTGGGTGGAGGGTCATAGACCAGAGGGAGGGTTGGCAAGGATTTACTGTGATGGAAGTGAAGGAGGGAGCTTTGTGGTGTCTTGTGGGCAAAGGTTTTTGGAGGGGAAGATGGATTTTGGGTGGGGGAAGGTTGTGTTTGGGTCATTCCATTTTCCTTGGGGTGGTGAAGCTGGTTATGTGATGCCAATGAAGAGCCCTCTAGGGAATGGTGATTGGGTTGTGTACGTGCATCTTACCAAGGACCAATTGGAAGTCATAGAATGTGAGGCTGGTGATGTTTTTAGACCCATCACTTGGGATTACCTTAACCCTAACTTCATATTCTAG